In the Carboxydothermus hydrogenoformans Z-2901 genome, one interval contains:
- a CDS encoding sensor histidine kinase — translation MNELFINLIERLSVIITLAFFVSKTRLFRNILQQELTIRQKLGLILGFGLFGIIGTYWGIPIKGAIANSRVVGPAIAGIIGGPAAGLLAGLIAGVHRAWLGGFTAVACGISTTVEGLIAGVLARRFPEKRFNVVFGILTGMFIETLQMIIILLLARPFEDALSLVKVIGLPMILVNGIGIGVFLLILESTVKEKEHIGAVYAEKALNIANETLPILREGLNRETAFKVSRIILNKTDADAVALTDKNIILAHVGSGEDHHLSGTPIKTAATAKALNNGELTVVLNKEAIGCSNSNCKLASAVIAPLFIRNEVVGALKLYYNKPDKIGEFTITFIEGLSRLISTQLELSMLEHQAKLLARAELKALQAQINPHFLFNSLNTIVALCRKNPDQARELIIKLSEYFRRNLREWEPLIPLAEELKNVELYLTFEKARFSDKLQVNLNIDDKVKEVMVPPFAVETLVENAVKHGILPKKGGLVQINAKLQDNKAVIEIVDNGVGLREDVKVGVGLSNLKERLRNLFREEGQFYLYSREDGGTISRLIIPLLSKEALR, via the coding sequence ATGAATGAATTGTTTATAAATTTAATTGAAAGGTTAAGCGTCATCATTACTTTAGCCTTTTTTGTTTCCAAAACCAGACTTTTTCGCAATATTCTCCAACAGGAATTAACCATTCGCCAAAAGTTGGGTCTAATTTTGGGGTTTGGACTTTTTGGAATCATCGGGACTTACTGGGGGATACCGATTAAAGGGGCTATTGCTAACTCCAGAGTAGTAGGGCCTGCTATTGCCGGTATAATTGGAGGGCCTGCCGCAGGTTTGCTGGCAGGTTTAATTGCCGGAGTGCACCGGGCCTGGCTGGGTGGTTTTACGGCAGTGGCTTGTGGCATATCTACAACCGTTGAGGGATTAATTGCCGGGGTCTTGGCCCGGCGTTTTCCGGAAAAAAGGTTTAATGTAGTTTTTGGTATTTTAACCGGTATGTTTATCGAAACGTTACAAATGATTATTATTTTACTTTTAGCCCGGCCCTTTGAAGATGCCCTTAGTTTAGTAAAAGTAATTGGACTGCCAATGATTTTGGTAAACGGTATAGGTATAGGGGTTTTTCTTTTAATATTAGAAAGCACGGTGAAAGAAAAAGAGCATATAGGAGCGGTTTATGCGGAAAAGGCTTTAAATATTGCTAACGAAACCTTACCAATTTTAAGGGAAGGTTTAAATAGGGAAACGGCTTTTAAGGTTTCCAGAATTATTTTAAATAAAACCGATGCTGATGCTGTTGCCCTTACCGATAAAAACATAATATTAGCTCATGTCGGCAGTGGCGAAGATCACCATTTAAGCGGCACACCAATAAAAACAGCTGCTACCGCTAAAGCTTTAAATAACGGGGAACTAACCGTAGTTTTAAATAAGGAGGCTATAGGCTGCAGCAATTCCAATTGTAAATTGGCGTCGGCAGTGATTGCTCCTTTATTTATTAGAAACGAAGTGGTGGGGGCATTAAAGCTTTATTACAATAAACCTGACAAAATTGGTGAATTTACCATTACTTTTATTGAAGGATTATCCCGTTTAATTTCCACCCAGCTGGAATTATCAATGCTGGAACATCAGGCAAAGCTTTTGGCCAGGGCTGAATTAAAAGCCCTGCAAGCTCAAATCAATCCTCACTTTTTGTTTAATTCTCTAAATACCATAGTAGCTCTTTGCCGAAAAAATCCCGATCAGGCCCGGGAGTTGATAATAAAGCTTAGCGAATATTTCCGGCGGAATTTAAGGGAATGGGAGCCTTTAATACCCTTGGCGGAAGAATTAAAAAATGTGGAATTGTATCTCACCTTTGAAAAAGCACGATTTTCTGATAAGTTACAGGTAAATTTAAATATAGATGATAAAGTAAAAGAAGTTATGGTTCCTCCCTTTGCTGTGGAAACGTTGGTAGAGAATGCTGTCAAGCACGGCATTTTGCCCAAAAAGGGTGGGTTAGTTCAAATAAATGCCAAACTTCAGGATAACAAAGCGGTAATTGAGATAGTGGATAATGGTGTTGGTCTTAGGGAGGACGTAAAAGTTGGAGTTGGACTTTCCAATCTAAAAGAAAGATTAAGGAATCTTTTCCGGGAAGAAGGGCAATTTTATTTATATTCCAGGGAAGATGGGGGCACGATATCCAGGTTAATAATTCCTCTTTTAAGCAAGGAGGCTTTAAGATGA
- a CDS encoding MBL fold metallo-hydrolase, with product MQIKTLTVGVIAANCHIAWCEKTGEAVAIDPGGDGDKILRFIDQNGLKLKYIVLTHGHGDHIAAVDEVRNKTGAKVLIHPKDAPMLLDPSKNLSGFLGGAVKLAPADQEVVDGDEIIFGGEKLKVLHTPGHTLGSICLYSCDVLFSGDTLFFGSVGRVDFPGGSWEKLLKSIREKIFTLPEDTRVLPGHGPETTVGYEKEHNPFLKD from the coding sequence GTGCAGATAAAAACTTTAACGGTGGGGGTAATTGCTGCTAACTGTCATATAGCGTGGTGCGAGAAGACGGGCGAGGCTGTGGCAATTGACCCCGGCGGTGATGGAGATAAGATCCTGAGATTTATCGATCAGAATGGCTTAAAACTAAAATATATCGTTTTAACCCACGGTCATGGCGATCACATAGCGGCAGTGGATGAGGTGCGCAACAAAACCGGTGCGAAAGTTTTAATCCATCCCAAAGATGCCCCGATGCTTCTTGATCCCAGCAAGAATTTATCTGGCTTTTTAGGAGGAGCGGTGAAGCTGGCGCCGGCAGATCAGGAAGTAGTGGACGGTGATGAAATAATTTTTGGTGGAGAAAAACTTAAAGTACTCCATACCCCCGGACATACTTTGGGGAGCATTTGTTTATACAGCTGTGATGTCCTCTTTTCCGGGGATACCTTGTTTTTTGGTTCGGTAGGTCGGGTAGATTTTCCCGGTGGTTCCTGGGAAAAGTTATTAAAATCCATCCGGGAGAAAATTTTTACCCTGCCCGAAGATACCCGGGTGCTACCCGGACACGGTCCGGAGACTACCGTAGGGTATGAAAAGGAGCATAATCCTTTTTTAAAGGATTAA
- a CDS encoding LytR/AlgR family response regulator transcription factor: protein MITAVVVDDEPLAREELKYLLEETERVEVIGEADSGEELFEVLRDRKPDVVFLDIEMYGLNGLDVALELLKEKDPPLIVFATAYDQYAVKAFELNALDYLLKPFSAERVKLTLEKIEEKLRDKEIYKQKMWQSIQAIAPQQKVFIQTADKILPLKREEIYFVEAQGRYARLRLKNKWVMCRHSLSELEDMLGEKNFVKVHKSFLVNFEQIKEIIPLFGGGLILRMGDDGASEVPVGRTFLKSFKEKIGLNI, encoded by the coding sequence ATGATCACAGCGGTTGTGGTGGATGATGAACCTTTAGCCCGGGAAGAACTAAAGTATTTATTGGAGGAAACTGAAAGAGTAGAAGTTATCGGGGAAGCAGATTCGGGTGAAGAGCTTTTTGAGGTTTTAAGAGACCGAAAACCGGATGTGGTTTTTTTGGATATTGAAATGTACGGTTTAAACGGTTTAGACGTAGCCTTGGAGCTTTTAAAGGAAAAAGATCCCCCGTTAATTGTTTTTGCCACTGCTTACGACCAATATGCGGTAAAAGCCTTTGAATTAAATGCCTTGGATTATCTATTAAAACCTTTTTCTGCAGAAAGGGTAAAGCTGACTTTGGAAAAAATTGAGGAAAAGTTAAGAGATAAAGAGATATACAAACAGAAGATGTGGCAGAGTATCCAAGCCATTGCTCCACAGCAAAAAGTGTTTATTCAGACTGCGGATAAAATTTTACCGCTCAAAAGAGAGGAAATATATTTCGTTGAAGCTCAGGGGAGATATGCCCGGCTAAGGTTAAAAAATAAGTGGGTCATGTGCCGGCATTCTCTTTCGGAATTGGAGGATATGCTCGGCGAAAAAAATTTTGTAAAAGTTCATAAGAGCTTTTTGGTAAACTTTGAGCAGATAAAAGAAATTATTCCGCTTTTTGGTGGGGGATTGATTTTAAGAATGGGAGATGATGGAGCCAGTGAGGTGCCGGTAGGCAGGACTTTTCTGAAAAGCTTTAAAGAAAAAATTGGGTTAAACATATAA
- a CDS encoding DMT family transporter: MEKKNLGLTYILLVIVAMLWASAFVAAREVVREVPPVVAATLRFLLSGLIIMPLALYREKNRRYGLKNYLYLVIMGFTGIFLYNLFFFFGVKFNPASDSSLVIAVNPIVVSLLAALFLKEKLTFEKILGLIISFIGVLLVISEGHPLTYFQGPLEPTRFLLFGAVISWAIYSVISKKVMGTVSPLATTAFSIFFGAIFFLPWGIGEMQHVNMLKISLKSYLLIIHLAVFPTVLAFFWWNLGIKKVGAQKSALFINLIPIFTLILSAVFLGEKITLPRVLGGLLVILGVLEGSYGFISLPANKETSLSS, translated from the coding sequence ATGGAAAAGAAAAACCTCGGCTTAACTTATATTTTACTGGTTATAGTTGCAATGCTTTGGGCCAGTGCCTTTGTTGCCGCCCGGGAAGTGGTCAGGGAAGTGCCTCCGGTAGTTGCTGCGACCCTCCGGTTTTTACTAAGCGGCCTAATAATAATGCCCCTTGCTTTATACCGGGAAAAAAACCGGCGTTACGGGTTAAAAAATTACCTGTATCTTGTTATCATGGGATTTACCGGGATTTTTCTCTATAACCTCTTTTTCTTTTTCGGCGTAAAATTCAATCCCGCTTCCGACAGCTCGCTGGTTATTGCCGTCAACCCCATTGTTGTTTCGCTGTTGGCTGCTCTTTTCTTAAAAGAAAAACTTACGTTTGAAAAAATATTAGGACTGATAATTTCTTTCATCGGAGTTTTACTTGTCATTTCGGAAGGTCATCCTTTAACTTACTTTCAGGGACCGCTTGAACCTACCCGCTTTTTACTTTTCGGAGCGGTAATTTCCTGGGCAATTTATTCCGTTATCAGCAAAAAGGTTATGGGAACGGTTTCCCCTTTGGCAACAACTGCTTTTAGTATTTTCTTTGGTGCTATTTTCTTTCTTCCCTGGGGAATCGGAGAAATGCAACACGTTAATATGTTAAAAATATCGTTAAAAAGTTATCTTTTAATCATTCATTTAGCTGTATTCCCTACGGTTCTCGCTTTCTTTTGGTGGAATCTCGGAATAAAAAAAGTAGGTGCTCAAAAATCAGCACTTTTTATTAATTTAATTCCTATCTTTACCTTGATTTTATCTGCCGTTTTTTTGGGAGAAAAAATAACCCTTCCCCGAGTACTGGGAGGGTTACTGGTAATTTTGGGTGTTTTAGAAGGAAGTTACGGCTTTATCTCCCTTCCTGCTAATAAAGAAACCAGTTTATCCAGCTAA
- the recJ gene encoding single-stranded-DNA-specific exonuclease RecJ: MEKKNWLIFETSHLGEKYLEDFFRIEPLTAKMLVNRGIFHPRGVRRFFWGNIDDTYSPYLLKDMEKAVKLILSGRNTEKFLIYGDYDADGLTSTALLYDFLRKRGFNVDWYIPNRLDEGYGLHLPPLVKALEEGISFIISVDCGITAVDEVKTVREMGAKVVITDHHEPQEEIPVAEAVINPKQKDCPYPFKGLAGVGVALKLVLALGMALGEREEDILDQYLDLFTVGTIADIVPLVDENRIFVIEGLKRLAATGRPGLKALKEVAQLNREEITTRDVGFILSPRLNAAGRLKDPALAFELLIEENYERALALAYRLSEENQNRQGIEAEIFKAAVETIEREVDLDREKILIIGGDGWHPGVIGIVASKLMEKYYRPVILISFDGEEGKGSGRSVFGFNLFEALKAVKDYLTHFGGHERAVGVGVLKSRFLEFKEALLAYAEKHLPDELLLPKIEVEEVVGENDLNLKISDEIALFAPFGEQNPEPLFLIKGGQIRGAQAVGKNGNHLKFNVKLNREIFSSIAFSKGDYLEFVYQQNEVDLAFIPKPNRFNGKTELQLNVKEIAPGEGRIFKVKKIKEKELNTIEEELSLLAKPYCYKFANHPEKVSFARRINKLNQREFSFIKLAGTKKTLVVTANLAEMYGQALELWENGFTLLPYCPELRETFKEKALKKYRETGILLTSEQYLPEALNFTFEQIIFTTPPLLLDVTIPLLTDYSGSLGVLANKEDLKILYLRLVRILPQRDKIAKVYMALRQKLLTGNPFTFSEKELFFNAFGDEMRVKDDYLLLISILKVLTELNLIKIWEEDGKKWVFLFPPSQDKINLEISSTYARAKEYEQNLREYFKVFYPDVL; encoded by the coding sequence ATGGAAAAAAAGAACTGGCTTATTTTTGAAACTTCGCATTTGGGAGAAAAGTATCTGGAGGATTTTTTTAGGATAGAGCCTTTAACGGCTAAAATGCTGGTAAATAGGGGTATTTTCCACCCGCGAGGGGTACGGCGGTTTTTCTGGGGAAATATTGATGATACATATTCCCCCTATTTATTAAAGGATATGGAAAAAGCTGTCAAGTTAATTCTTTCCGGACGGAACACCGAAAAATTTTTAATTTACGGGGACTACGATGCCGATGGCCTTACTTCCACCGCCCTTCTTTACGACTTTTTGCGAAAAAGGGGCTTTAATGTAGACTGGTATATTCCCAATCGTTTGGATGAAGGATATGGCCTTCATCTCCCACCTCTGGTGAAAGCTTTAGAAGAGGGGATTAGTTTTATCATTTCTGTTGACTGTGGGATAACCGCTGTGGATGAAGTTAAAACGGTAAGGGAAATGGGGGCAAAGGTGGTTATAACCGACCACCACGAGCCCCAGGAAGAAATTCCAGTAGCGGAGGCGGTAATTAATCCCAAGCAAAAAGATTGTCCTTACCCTTTTAAGGGCTTGGCCGGGGTTGGTGTTGCTTTAAAACTGGTTCTGGCTTTAGGAATGGCTCTGGGGGAGCGGGAAGAGGATATTTTAGACCAGTATTTGGACCTCTTTACCGTTGGAACGATAGCGGATATTGTACCCCTTGTGGATGAAAACCGGATTTTTGTAATTGAAGGATTAAAAAGGCTTGCCGCTACCGGGCGTCCCGGATTAAAAGCTTTGAAAGAAGTAGCTCAATTAAACCGGGAAGAAATAACTACCAGGGATGTTGGGTTTATATTATCTCCCCGTTTAAATGCTGCCGGGCGCTTGAAGGATCCTGCTTTAGCTTTTGAATTGTTGATTGAAGAAAATTACGAGCGAGCTTTAGCTTTAGCCTACCGCCTTTCCGAAGAAAACCAGAACCGCCAGGGAATCGAAGCGGAAATTTTTAAGGCGGCGGTGGAAACAATTGAAAGGGAAGTGGATTTAGACCGGGAAAAAATTCTCATTATAGGTGGAGATGGCTGGCATCCCGGCGTAATTGGAATTGTTGCTTCGAAGCTCATGGAAAAATATTACCGTCCGGTGATTTTAATAAGTTTTGACGGGGAAGAAGGTAAAGGTTCTGGCCGGAGCGTTTTTGGTTTTAACTTGTTTGAGGCTTTAAAAGCGGTAAAGGATTATCTAACCCATTTTGGTGGCCACGAGCGGGCGGTGGGGGTAGGGGTCCTAAAATCCCGCTTTTTGGAGTTTAAAGAAGCGCTGCTGGCTTATGCCGAAAAACATTTACCGGACGAGCTTTTACTGCCCAAAATAGAAGTGGAAGAGGTTGTGGGTGAAAATGATTTAAATTTAAAGATTTCGGATGAAATTGCGCTTTTTGCTCCCTTTGGAGAACAAAATCCCGAACCGCTTTTTTTAATTAAAGGTGGCCAAATTAGGGGAGCTCAAGCCGTTGGGAAAAACGGAAATCACCTAAAGTTTAATGTAAAGCTTAACCGGGAAATTTTTAGTTCCATTGCGTTTTCTAAAGGGGATTATTTAGAGTTTGTCTACCAGCAGAACGAAGTAGATTTAGCGTTTATTCCTAAGCCCAATCGGTTTAACGGTAAAACGGAACTGCAACTAAATGTCAAGGAAATTGCTCCGGGGGAAGGGCGTATTTTTAAAGTTAAAAAAATAAAGGAAAAAGAGTTAAATACCATTGAAGAAGAGTTATCCCTTTTAGCAAAACCGTATTGTTATAAGTTTGCCAACCATCCGGAAAAAGTAAGTTTTGCCCGGAGAATTAACAAGTTAAACCAGAGGGAGTTTAGTTTTATAAAACTTGCGGGAACAAAGAAAACGTTAGTGGTTACAGCTAATCTTGCGGAAATGTACGGTCAGGCCCTGGAACTGTGGGAAAATGGTTTTACTTTATTACCTTACTGTCCTGAACTAAGGGAAACTTTTAAAGAGAAAGCCCTGAAAAAATACCGGGAAACGGGAATATTACTTACTTCCGAGCAGTATTTGCCGGAAGCATTAAACTTTACCTTTGAACAAATAATTTTTACAACTCCGCCGCTCCTTTTAGATGTTACCATTCCGCTGCTTACGGATTATTCGGGCAGTCTGGGAGTTTTGGCTAACAAAGAAGATCTAAAAATACTTTATCTGCGGCTTGTGCGAATTTTACCCCAGCGGGATAAAATTGCCAAAGTTTATATGGCTCTGCGGCAAAAACTTTTAACGGGAAATCCCTTTACTTTTTCTGAGAAAGAGCTGTTTTTTAATGCTTTTGGTGATGAAATGAGGGTGAAAGATGATTACTTGCTTTTAATTAGCATTCTTAAAGTTTTAACAGAATTAAATTTAATAAAAATTTGGGAAGAGGACGGTAAAAAATGGGTATTTTTGTTTCCACCTTCCCAGGATAAAATAAATCTGGAAATTTCCAGCACCTATGCCCGGGCCAAGGAATACGAGCAAAACCTTCGGGAATATTTTAAGGTTTTTTATCCGGATGTGTTATAA
- a CDS encoding RCKP-type rubredoxin-like domain-containing protein — protein MAVFVCEKCGYEKETRCKPRKCPQCGESNTFKKKEA, from the coding sequence ATGGCAGTCTTTGTATGTGAAAAGTGCGGTTATGAAAAAGAAACCCGGTGTAAACCGAGAAAATGTCCTCAGTGCGGTGAAAGCAATACTTTTAAGAAAAAAGAAGCATAA
- a CDS encoding RelA/SpoT family protein, translated as MLSLEALLKKIKNYNNNMDEELIKKAYNFAAEAHAGQKRASGEDYITHPLAVAFILAGLQMDDETIAAGLLHDVVEDTAYTIEDIAREFGEEVANLVDGVTKLSRIEFKNKEEQQVENLRKMFLAMAKDIRVILIKLADRLHNMRTLKYHNPEKQKEIARETLEIFAPLAHRLGIYRIKWELEDLAFRYLDPDNYYDIVEKIAKTRAKREQYIQQVISILEEKLKSYNIKAKIEGRPKHLYSIFQKMREQQKDFSEVYDVMAVRVIVESVRDCYTVLGIIHTMWIPVPGRFKDYIAMPKSNMYQSLHTTVIGPFGEPLEIQIRTFEMHRTAEYGIAAHWRYKEGGKGDKKFDEKLSWLRQILEWQRELKDAREFMETLKVDIFSDSVFVFTPKGDVVELPAGSVPIDFAYRIHTDVGNRCVGAKVNGRLVPLDYQLKNGDIVEIITKQGAAPSRDWLKIVKTSHAKGKIKSYFKKTQREELALRGRELIEKEIKKLGLNPEEYSLEKISEVVKKLNFHSLEDLFAAVGDGTVTPNTVLNKIREGLPRTEKSIEERVIKESKATLNKPTRGLVVRGEADLMVRLAQCCMPVPGDPIVGYVTRGRGVSVHHTNCRNVEYFRRHEPERLVEVNWEGAIELPFTVRLEIRGHDRAGFLNDILGVLAEQKISANYVSGRSTKNGGAVVDLALEVKNINQLKQITDKLEKVRGVTEVYRVNK; from the coding sequence GTGCTTTCGCTGGAAGCTCTTTTAAAAAAAATAAAGAATTATAATAACAACATGGACGAAGAATTAATTAAAAAAGCTTATAACTTTGCGGCAGAGGCGCATGCCGGGCAAAAGAGGGCTTCCGGGGAAGATTACATCACCCACCCCTTGGCGGTTGCATTTATTTTAGCGGGTTTGCAGATGGATGATGAGACAATTGCTGCCGGATTACTCCACGATGTAGTGGAAGATACGGCTTATACCATTGAGGATATAGCCCGGGAGTTCGGGGAAGAAGTTGCCAATTTAGTTGATGGAGTTACCAAGTTATCCCGGATAGAGTTTAAAAATAAAGAAGAGCAGCAGGTAGAAAACTTAAGAAAAATGTTTTTGGCCATGGCCAAGGATATCCGGGTAATATTAATAAAGCTTGCCGATAGACTGCACAATATGCGCACTTTAAAGTACCACAATCCGGAAAAACAAAAGGAAATTGCCCGGGAAACTTTGGAAATTTTTGCTCCCCTGGCCCATAGACTGGGAATTTACCGGATTAAGTGGGAACTTGAAGATTTGGCTTTCCGCTATTTAGATCCGGATAATTATTATGACATTGTCGAAAAAATCGCCAAAACCAGGGCCAAGAGGGAACAGTATATCCAACAGGTTATTTCTATCTTAGAAGAAAAATTAAAGTCATATAATATTAAAGCCAAAATTGAAGGACGTCCCAAGCATTTATACAGCATTTTTCAAAAAATGCGGGAACAGCAAAAAGATTTTAGCGAAGTTTACGATGTCATGGCGGTTCGGGTGATTGTGGAAAGTGTCCGGGACTGTTATACGGTGTTGGGTATTATCCATACCATGTGGATTCCGGTCCCGGGACGCTTTAAGGACTACATCGCCATGCCGAAGTCTAATATGTACCAGTCCCTGCATACTACCGTTATTGGACCTTTTGGCGAGCCCCTGGAAATCCAGATTCGGACTTTTGAAATGCACCGCACTGCCGAATACGGTATTGCTGCTCACTGGCGGTATAAAGAAGGAGGTAAAGGCGACAAAAAGTTTGACGAAAAGCTATCGTGGCTACGCCAGATCCTCGAGTGGCAGCGGGAACTTAAAGACGCCCGGGAGTTTATGGAAACCCTTAAAGTTGATATTTTTTCCGATTCTGTTTTTGTTTTTACTCCCAAGGGCGATGTGGTTGAGTTACCGGCGGGATCGGTGCCGATTGATTTTGCCTACCGCATTCATACTGACGTGGGAAATAGGTGCGTTGGGGCCAAGGTAAACGGCAGGCTGGTACCGTTAGATTATCAGTTAAAAAATGGTGATATTGTTGAGATTATTACCAAGCAGGGAGCCGCTCCAAGTAGGGATTGGCTGAAAATAGTTAAAACTTCCCATGCCAAAGGAAAAATTAAATCGTATTTCAAAAAGACCCAGAGGGAAGAGTTGGCCCTTAGAGGCCGGGAGTTAATTGAAAAAGAAATTAAGAAACTGGGCTTAAACCCCGAAGAGTATTCTTTAGAAAAAATATCCGAAGTAGTTAAAAAATTAAATTTTCATTCTCTGGAAGATTTATTTGCTGCCGTTGGCGATGGAACTGTAACTCCTAATACCGTTCTTAATAAAATTCGTGAAGGCCTTCCCAGAACTGAAAAAAGTATTGAAGAAAGGGTAATAAAGGAAAGCAAAGCTACCCTTAATAAGCCAACCCGGGGCTTAGTGGTGCGGGGAGAAGCAGATTTAATGGTTCGCCTTGCCCAGTGCTGTATGCCCGTACCGGGGGACCCTATTGTTGGCTATGTAACCCGCGGACGGGGCGTTTCGGTGCATCATACTAACTGCCGGAACGTTGAATATTTTCGGCGCCACGAACCGGAGCGTTTGGTAGAAGTGAACTGGGAAGGGGCTATTGAACTTCCCTTTACAGTCCGTCTGGAAATTCGCGGTCATGACCGGGCCGGTTTTTTAAATGACATCTTGGGGGTATTGGCCGAACAAAAAATTAGTGCCAATTATGTATCCGGTCGGAGTACCAAAAATGGTGGAGCTGTGGTGGATTTGGCTCTGGAGGTAAAAAATATCAATCAATTAAAACAAATTACCGATAAATTGGAAAAGGTTAGAGGGGTCACCGAAGTTTATCGGGTAAATAAATAG
- the dtd gene encoding D-aminoacyl-tRNA deacylase: protein MRAVVQRVKRGKVTVDGQVVSEIGPGLVALVGIRQGDGERECRYLAEKLVNLRIFEDGKGKFNYSVKDVGGEILVVSNFTVYGDTRKGRRPSFTEAAPPEVAREVFERFLDILKEQEVSVKSGIFQATMEVEIINDGPVTVIVEI from the coding sequence ATGCGGGCAGTAGTGCAAAGGGTTAAACGTGGGAAAGTTACCGTTGACGGACAGGTTGTTTCCGAGATAGGACCTGGCCTGGTTGCTTTGGTTGGGATACGACAGGGGGATGGGGAGAGAGAGTGCCGGTATCTTGCGGAAAAGTTAGTAAATTTACGTATTTTTGAGGATGGAAAGGGAAAATTTAATTACAGTGTCAAAGATGTAGGAGGCGAGATTTTAGTCGTTTCGAATTTTACCGTTTACGGTGATACCCGTAAAGGACGCCGCCCAAGCTTTACCGAGGCAGCCCCACCGGAGGTTGCCCGGGAGGTATTTGAAAGATTTTTAGATATACTAAAAGAACAAGAGGTTTCGGTAAAAAGCGGGATTTTTCAGGCGACGATGGAAGTGGAAATAATTAACGATGGTCCTGTTACGGTTATTGTGGAAATTTAA
- a CDS encoding PHP domain-containing protein: MIDLHTHTTASDGTCTPEALVRLAQKEGLKILAVTDHDSAAGVIEAVEAGKKYGVKVIPGVEISVVFEPTEMHILGYGIDVNDPIFAEALTKLKENRERRNPKMLAKLRELGFEITLEEVIAEAGGDIVGRPHMARVLLKKGYVSSIEEAFSKYLGKGCPAYVPKEKLTPKQAINIIKKAGGLTFLAHPVYLEKDDEGLKKILEELISYGLDGIEAYYTYHNEEQTRLYLELAGKYNLLISGGSDFHGENKPEILLGRGLGNLKIPEEKVSWINWFLY; this comes from the coding sequence ATGATAGATTTACACACCCATACTACTGCTTCCGATGGTACTTGTACTCCCGAAGCTTTAGTTAGACTTGCTCAAAAGGAAGGGCTTAAGATTTTGGCTGTTACCGACCATGATTCTGCTGCCGGAGTTATTGAGGCGGTAGAGGCTGGAAAAAAGTATGGAGTTAAAGTAATTCCTGGAGTGGAAATAAGTGTGGTTTTTGAGCCAACGGAAATGCATATTTTGGGCTATGGTATAGATGTGAACGACCCGATTTTTGCAGAAGCGCTCACAAAACTTAAGGAAAACAGGGAGCGACGCAACCCGAAAATGTTAGCCAAATTACGAGAACTGGGGTTTGAGATTACGTTGGAAGAAGTAATTGCGGAAGCCGGGGGAGATATAGTCGGTAGGCCCCACATGGCCCGGGTTTTGTTAAAAAAGGGGTATGTTTCTTCAATTGAGGAAGCCTTTAGCAAATATCTTGGCAAAGGGTGTCCGGCTTATGTTCCGAAGGAAAAATTAACCCCTAAACAAGCTATAAATATTATAAAAAAAGCCGGTGGACTTACCTTTTTAGCCCATCCGGTGTACTTAGAAAAAGATGACGAGGGCTTAAAAAAAATTTTAGAGGAATTAATATCTTATGGCTTGGATGGAATTGAAGCTTATTATACCTACCACAATGAAGAACAAACCAGGCTGTACCTGGAATTAGCCGGTAAGTATAATCTTTTAATATCCGGTGGCAGTGATTTTCACGGGGAAAATAAGCCTGAAATCCTCCTGGGTCGGGGGCTTGGAAATCTAAAAATTCCCGAAGAAAAAGTTAGCTGGATAAACTGGTTTCTTTATTAG
- a CDS encoding DUF554 domain-containing protein — MLGTIVNFIAILLGGSIGVFFKKSLPENYKEVVMNILALSVVVVGIQMAITSKNFLVVILSLVLGGLVGEFLGIEKGLNSLGQKLEKRFSESGGDFARGFVYATLVFCVGAMAIMGAIEDGLNNNHQILFIKSLLDGISSIIFAATLGKGVIFSAFPVLIYQGSIALFAGLIKGFLTPAIVNELTATGGILIIGIGTNMLNLTKLKIGNYLPALIFVFVFEPALRFLS; from the coding sequence ATGCTGGGAACAATTGTAAACTTTATTGCCATTCTTCTTGGCGGAAGTATCGGTGTATTTTTTAAAAAGAGCCTGCCTGAAAACTATAAGGAAGTAGTAATGAACATTTTAGCCTTATCGGTAGTAGTCGTTGGTATCCAAATGGCTATCACCTCGAAAAACTTTTTGGTAGTAATTTTAAGCCTGGTACTGGGAGGCCTGGTGGGGGAATTTTTGGGAATAGAAAAGGGTCTTAACTCTTTAGGGCAAAAACTTGAGAAACGTTTTTCCGAGAGTGGAGGAGATTTTGCCCGGGGCTTTGTTTACGCCACTTTAGTTTTCTGCGTGGGAGCTATGGCGATTATGGGAGCAATTGAGGATGGTTTAAATAATAACCACCAAATTCTCTTTATTAAATCCCTTTTAGACGGTATTTCTTCAATTATATTTGCAGCGACACTGGGAAAAGGTGTTATCTTTTCCGCTTTTCCAGTACTAATCTATCAAGGAAGTATTGCCCTTTTTGCCGGGCTTATTAAAGGCTTTTTAACGCCGGCAATAGTTAATGAACTCACCGCCACCGGTGGTATACTTATAATCGGGATCGGTACGAACATGTTAAACTTAACCAAGCTAAAAATAGGAAATTACCTCCCGGCACTGATCTTTGTCTTCGTCTTTGAGCCCGCTTTGCGCTTTTTAAGCTAA